From Anopheles funestus chromosome 3RL, idAnoFuneDA-416_04, whole genome shotgun sequence, a single genomic window includes:
- the LOC125768032 gene encoding teneurin-m isoform X1: MSGYQQQGKSRHYPRYSLNSSDNEDSPIHRSIYAQPYNAIGTAERQSNFTYRSTKGTTQAVQATVVNPLTLNTPSSENGSSATLTDAEASLARENTLLVNNGCLLDGVPPSAPPDVPPRNPTMNRMNGRVTGNPTELGVDFEPSCLVRTPSGNVYIPSGNLAINNKGSPIDYKTGSACSTPTKDTLKSYDRNCMGPVLPPRSTMCGPPAHHYSAPLNFRKGFTFTKCTWKCTAILVILLSVILVITLLLTASNVLSISYPTTNPCTVLVDEKAEISAAKSTIADANRAGIPGGGGDGLGIDQSLSQSASGRPKPIAADESSPSSSAASGTGSAGSSSLSAASTAATGKAASGATGTGTVTDKRIVASPPSVELLHAVADSTGTTRVKVGDGSSSDGSSGVMVVVKRSRRQATGDSNTGTDTGSADRNDGPTDGRFDDNDLLHASVVDVVASTTTPPSIRLDGNAYSAYKQDTDEDEPAPEQSDQGKDELLPFAQPLTNLLAATVGSAGGETAVNNGTVYNGRNDGDEPSLTDMDGSLSAEDIQAPDDEGFGSIASGQDNGIFITNDNDLPPATMTTVTSPSGPLKTSAESYPQTTLTNEVINARLTDDEDEKWSNDDPSAVHGAIYGHVPLDQSDVALVSLEDGLELGKVRDKHYYKTIEQVAIKENAPKHTSTAEEEPLEEVRIHTLPESVLPVTVQPTVPMYLIKEVNGTSSSEEGAELPRLLVNISIATDHGSGTVQHSVYVLQVSIPTPPEHMPRPAADEPKPANFEQPPPVPQCPPEPPPAPPCPIKCPTDSLFARYRVVDVQEDDSEFVELDEDAVEPSVVAVGQQDEYELSTESPEALEANDGLTQEFTTPPRLVQEQELTDGDDDDDDATSTSSIASTTSAAQCPEVTPPPILILEGARTFPARSFPPDGTTFSQITLGQRLSKEIPPYSYWNMQFYQSEPAYVKFDYSIPRGASIGVYARRNALPTHTQYHFKEVLSGFNARQTRATHPSMRREVTRYMEPGHWFLSIYNDDGDAQEIAFYAVVAEDMTQNCPNGCSGNGQCLLGHCQCNPGFGGDDCSESVCPVLCSQRGEYINGECQCNPGWKGKECSLRHDECEVPDCNGHGHCVSGKCGCVRGYKGKYCEEVDCPHPTCTGHGFCAEGTCICKKGWKGPDCATMDQDALQCLPDCSGHGTFDLDSQTCTCEPKWSGEDCSKELCDLNCGQHGRCVGETCSCDAGWGGEYCNNKLCDPRCNEHGQCKNGTCLCVTGWNGKHCTLEGCPNGCSQHGQCHVSGELMWECRCYEGWDGVDCSVPLEQNCGDNKDNDRDGLVDCEDPECCGSHSCKTSQLCVSAPKPIDVLLRKQPPAITASFFERMKFLIDEGSLQNYAKLETFNESVFWNHFNASRSAVIRGRVVTSLNMGLVGVRVSTSTPLEGFTLTRDDGWFDLMVNGGGAITLQFGRSPFRPQTRIVQVPWNEVVIIDTVVMSTSDDKSHHGPPHTCFSHDYDLMKPVVLATWKHGFQGACPDRSAILAESQVIQESLAIPGTGLNLVYHSSRAAGYLSTIKLQLTPDTIPPTLKLIYLRITIEGILFERVFEADPGIKFTYPWNRLNIYRQRVYGITTAVVKVGYQYTDCKDVVWDVQTTKLSGHDMSISEVGGWNLDIHHRYNFHEGILQKGDGSNIYLKHKPRVILTAMGDGHQRPLECGDCNGIATKQRLLAPVALAAAPDGSLYVGDFNYIRRIMIDGTVRTVVKLNATRVSYRYHMALSPLDGSLYVSDPESHQIIKVRNKDDTHDPDHNWEPVVGSGERCLPGDEAHCGDGGLARDAKLAYPKGVAISSDNILYFADGTNIRMVDRDGVISTLIGNHMHKSHWKPVPCEGTLKIEEMHLRWPTELTINPLDDTLHIIDDHMILRMTPDGRVRVIAGRPMHCATAGGSGTGTGMSTGVSGSVAAALNYDTDLAIHATLVMPQSIAFAPSGDLYVAESDSQRINRIRVIGTDGKIAPYAGAESKCNCLERGCDCYEADHYLAISAKFNTISAITVTPDGHVHIADQANYRIRSVISSLPEAGTSKEYEIYAPNAQEIYVFNRFGQHIATKNIMTGETVYSFLYNVNTSNGKLSTVTDAAGNKVFLLRDYTSQVNSIENTKGQKCRLRMTRMKMLHELNTPDNYNVTFEYHGPTGLLKTKLDSTGRSYVYNYDEFGRLTSAVTPTGKVIDLTFDLSVQGATVKVTENSQREVSMLIQGSSVVSKVGEAATKTTVLLDGGTTSVSPWGNAVSVESVPYVLLAEVDPLLGESYPVPSKQRTEINGDLSNRFEWRYFIRHVPVRGKNARTLTQVGRKLRVNGENLLTFEYEKDTSSITVSVDDKTELLNVTYDKSSRPIAYRPQSGEYADVDLEYDRFGRLISWKWGNLKEEYTFDRAGRLNEIKYGDGSSIVYAFKDTFSSLPLKVTTPRRSDYLLQYDDAGALQSLTTPRGHIHAFSLQTSLGFFKYQYYSPINRHPFEILYSDEGQILAKIHPHQSGKVAFVHDSAGRLETVLAGLSSTQYTYQESTSLVKQVEVLEPGFELRREFKYHAGVLKDEKLKFGSKSGLASAHFKYQYDGNARLSGIEMDVNGKELPIVRFKYGPAQGTLDAVSDLRITRNAFNRTVVQDTSKQFFTITDFDEHGRVKSVLINIKSFDVYRLELDYDLRNRIRTHKVMVGRSTSLDKVNYNADGHVMEVVGTNSWKYVYDENGNIIGILEQGDKTNLGYDTGDRVVQVGDVEFNSYDARGYVVRRGEQKYRYNNRGQLIHAMERDRFQTWYFYDDLGRLVACHDEKGNVTQYFYANLNAPELITHIHYPKAGRTSRLLYDDRHMLIAIETGDQRYYVATDQNGSPIALFDIGGAIVKEIRRTPFGKIVKDTNPGLFVPIDFHGGLLDPNTRLVYMEQRLYDTGVGQWMTPAWEQLATEMRHPTDVFIYRFHNNDPINRREPEGNYMNDLRSWLKLFGYDVTKMQGSRYTRDMIYRPTATIKSPQLAPDFGVMSGLQCIVEKVDEKFADFGFIPKPLLKMELKTRNLLPRVAYRRGVFGEGVLISRIDGRALVSVVDGSNSVVQDVVSSVFNNSHFLDLHFSIHDQDVFYFVKDNVMKLRDDTEELRRLGGMFNISAHEINDHGGANGKELRLHGPDAVVIIKYGVDPEQERHRILKHAHKRAVERAWELEKQLVAAGFQGRGDWTEEEKEELISHGDVDGWIGVDIHSIHKYPQLADDPGNVAFQRDSKRKRRKSGGTSSGGGGGSHKAKREHRHETIILPLPVASVAPSPSVPTSSMSSATSTSASAAPSVPSSSSSSSPTSPSSSVPSSVPAVVGTASAATVRPSVAT, from the exons CAATTAACAACAAAGGATCACCGATAGACTACAAAACCGGCTCCGCCTGCTCGACACCTACGAAGGACACGCTGAAAAGCTACGATCGCAACTGCATGGGTCCGGTACTGCCGCCCCGCAGCACAATGTGCGGTCCGCCGGCTCACCACTATTCGGCGCCACTTAACTTCCGCAAGGGCTTCACCTTCACCAAATGTACATGGAAGTGTACGGCTATCTTAGTGATACTATTAAGTGTTATACTCGTTAtaacattattattaacag CATCTAACGTATTAAGTATATCATATCCAACCACCAACCCCTGTACAGTTCTAGTCGATGAGAAGGCAGAAATCTCCGCAGCCAAAAGCACGATAGCGGACGCGAACCGGGCCGGCATACCGGGTGGCGGTGGCGACGGGCTCGGCATTGATCAGTCCCTATCGCAATCCGCTTCCGGTCGGCCGAAACCTATCGCGGCTGACGAATCGTCACCGTCGTCATCAGCAGCGTCCGGTACGGGTTCGGCCGGGTCATCCTCGCTGTCGGCCGCCTCAACGGCAGCCACCGGCAAGGCAGCCTCCGGTGCGACAGGAACAGGTACAGTAACAGATAAACGCATTGTTGCATCCCCACCTTCGGTAGAGTTGTTGCACGCGGTAGCTGATAGTACCGGCACTACTAGGGTAAAAGTTGGTGACGGTAGTAGTAGCGATGGTAGTAGTGGTGTGATGGTAGTTGTTAAGCGTTCCCGCCGTCAGGCAACGGGTGACAGTAACACCGGAACTGACACCGGCAGCGCTGACCGCAACGATGGGCCCACTGACGGACGGTTTGATGATAACGATTTGTTGCATGCTTCGGTGGTTGATGTTGTGGCCTCAACCACCACTCCGCCATCCATCCGGTTGGACGGTAACGCTTACAGTGCTTACAAACAAGATACTGACGAGGACGAACCGGCTCCCGAGCAGTCTGATCAAGGCAAGGATGAGTTGCTTCCTTTTGCCCAACCGTTGACTAATTTACTTGCGGCAACAGTAGGAAGTGCTGGTGGTGAAACTGCTGTCAACAATGGAACCGTTTACAATGGACGCAATGATGGTGATGAGCCTTCCCTGACTGATATGGATGGTTCACTTTCTGCTGAAGACATCCAAGCACCGGATGACGAAGGCTTCGGTAGTATCGCATCAGGGCAAGATAATGGCATTTTTATCACTAATGATAATGACTTGCCACCCGCTACCATGACCACGGTGACGTCGCCGTCTGGCCCCTTAAAGACGTCGGCCGAAAGTTATCCTCAAACGACACTCACCAACGAAGTTATCAACGCACGACTGACCGACGATGAGGATGAGAAATGGTCCAACGATGACCCGTCAGCCGTACACGGTGCGATTTATGGTCACGTACCACTGGATCAGTCGGACGTGGCATTGGTCAGTCTGGAAGATGGGTTAGAACTTGGCAAGGTGCGCGATAAGCACTACTACAAAACCATCGAGCAGGTGGCGATCAAAGAAAATGCACCCAAACATACATCCACAGCCGAAGAAGAGCCGTTGGAAGAGGTAAGAATTCATACACTGCCAGAGTCGGTACTTCCGGTCACGGTGCAGCCAACCGTTCCAATGTACCTTATCAAGGAGGTAAACGGCACGTCATCTTCGGAGGAAGGTGCGGAATTACCGCGCCTGCTGGTAAACATTTCCATCGCCACTGATCACGGTTCGGGCACGGTGCAGCATTCCGTGTACGTTCTGCAGGTGTCCATACCGACACCGCCGGAACATATGCCACGGCCCGCTGCGGATGAACCGAAACCGGCCAACTTCGAGCAACCGCCACCCGTACCTCAATGTCCACCGGAACCACCGCCGGCACCACCGTGTCCAATCAAATGTCCTACCGATTCGTTGTTCGCTCGCTATCGCGTCGTCGACGTGCAGGAGGACGATAGCGAATTCGTGGAGCTAGACGAGGATGCGGTGGAACCGTCGGTGGTGGCCGTTGGCCAACAGGATGAGTATGAACTTTCTACCGAATCACCCGAAGCACTGGAAGCCAACGATGGTTTGACGCAAGAATTCACCACACCGCCACGATTGGTGCAGGAGCAGGAACTTACTGacggtgatgatgacgatgatgatgctacTTCGACTTCTAGCATAGCGTCGACCACATCCGCAGCGCAATGTCCCGAGGTAACGCCACCGCCCATTCTCATCCTGGAAG GTGCACGAACATTCCCAGCGCGAAGCTTCCCACCGGATGGTACCACGTTCTCGCAGATCACCCTCGGCCAGCGGCTGTCGAAGGAGATCCCACCGTACAGCTACTGGAATATGCAGTTCTACCAGTCGGAACCGGCGTACGTCAAGTTCGATTACAGCATCCCCCGAGGCGCATCGATAGGTGTTTACGCGCGCCGTAACGCCCTGCCGACGCACACGCAGTATCACTTCAAAGAGGTCCTGAGCGGATTCAATGCGCGCCAGACACGTGCCACTCAT CCATCGATGCGTCGAGAGGTCACACGCTACATGGAACCAGGCCACTGGTTCCTTTCCATCTATAACGATGACGGAGATGCTCAGGAGATTGCGTTCTACGCGGTGGTCGCTGAGGATATGACCCAGAACTGTCCGAACGGATGTTCCGGTAATGGTCAGTGTCTGCTTGGACATTGCCAGTGCAATCCGGGTTTCGGTGGTGACGATTGCAGTGAGA GTGTCTGTCCAGTACTCTGCTCGCAACGAGGCGAATACATTAACGGCGAATGTCAATGCAACCCCGGCTGGAAGGGCAAAGAGTGCTCACTGCGACATGACGAGTGTGAAGTGCCGGACTGTAATGGCCATGGACACTGTGTTAGCGGCAAGTGTGGATGCGTTCGTGGCTACAAGGGCAAATACTGCGAAGAAG TTGATTGCCCCCATCCGACCTGTACCGGACATGGGTTCTGTGCTGAAGGTACCTGTATCTGCAAGAAAGGTTGGAAGGGTCCGGACTGTGCCACGATGGACCAGGACGCACTGCAATGTCTGCCGGACTGTTCCGGCCATGGTACGTTCGATCTAGATTCGCAAACCTGCACCTGCGAACCAAAGTGGAGTGGCGAGGACTGTTCGAAGGAGTTGTGCGATCTGAACTGTGGTCAGCATGGTCGTTGTGTTGGAGAAACGTGCAGCTGTGACGCTGGTTGGGGTGGCGAATATTGCAACAATAAGCTGTGCGATCCCCGCTGTAATGAGCATGGGCAGTGTAAGAACGGTACCTGTCTGTGTGTTACCGGTTGGAACGGCAAACACTGCACACTGGAAGGATGTCCGAATGG CTGTTCCCAGCATGGTCAGTGCCACGTAAGCGGTGAGTTGATGTGGGAATGCCGCTGCTACGAAGGCTGGGACGGTGTGGACTGTTCGGTACCGCTCGAACAAAACTGTGGTGACAATAAGGATAACGATCGCG ACGGTCTAGTCGATTGTGAAGATCCAGAGTGCTGTGGAAGTCACTCGTGCAAAACGAGTCAACTGTGCGTTTCCGCACCGAAACCAATCGATGTACTGCTGCGCAAGCAACCGCCCGCCATTACGGCATCGTTCTTCGAACGCATGAAGTTCCTGATCGATGAGGGCAGTCTGCAGAACTACGCCAAGCTCGAAACGTTCAACGAAAG CGTTTTTTGGAATCATTTTAATGCAAG CCGTTCGGCCGTCATTCGAGGGCGTGTCGTCACCTCGCTCAATATGGGTTTGGTAGGTGTGCGCGTCAGCACTTCGACACCGCTGGAAGGTTTCACGCTCACCCGTGATGACGGTTGGTTCGATCTGATGGTGAACGGTGGCGGTGCGATTACGCTCCAGTTCGGTCGCTCACCATTCCGACCGCAAACGCGCATCGTGCAGGTACCGTGGAATGAGGTGGTGATCATCGATACGGTCGTAATGTCTACATCGGACGACAAGTCACATCATGGGCCGCCGCATACGTGCTTTTCGCACGACTACGATCTCATGAAACCGGTCGTGCTGGCAACGTGGAAGCATGGATTCCAAGGTGCCTGCCCAGATCGGAGTGCTATCCTTGCGGAGTCCCAAGTCATCCAGGAATCGCTTGCTATCCCCGGCACTGGTCTAAACCTTGTCTACCATAGCTCCCGTGCGGCCGGGTATCTTTCGACGATTAAGTTACAGCTCACTCCGGACACGATTCCACCGACACTGAAGCTGATCTACCTGCGCATCACCATCGAAGGCATCCTGTTCGAGCGTGTGTTTGAGGCAGATCCGGGCATTAAGTTCACGTACCCGTGGAATCGGCTCAACATTTACCGTCAGCGCGTGTACGGTATCACAACGGCGGTAGTTAAGGTGGGCTATCAGTACACCGACTGCAAGGATGTTGTGTGGGATGTGCAGACGACGAAGCTGAGCGGGCATGATATGAGCATCTCGGAGGTTGGTGGCTGGAACTTGGACATACATCATCGGTACAACTTCCACGAAGGTATCCTGCAGAAGGGCGATGGTTCGAACATCTATCTGAAGCACAAGCCACGCGTTATACTTACCGCGATGGGCGATGGACATCAGCGTCCGTTGGAGTGTGGTGATTGCAACGGTATTGCCACCAAGCAACGGTTACTCGCACCGGTAGCactggcagcagcaccagatGGTAGTCTGTACGTGGGAGACTTTAACTACATCCGACGCATCATGATCGACGGTACGGTACGGACGGTGGTGAAACTGAACGCAACCAGAGTGTCCTACCGCTATCACATGGCGCTAAGCCCGCTCGATGGTTCGCTGTATGTTTCGGATCCGGAATCGCACCAGATCATCAAGGTGCGCAACAAGGACGATACGCACGATCCCGATCACAACTGGGAACCGGTGGTGGGTAGTGGCGAACGATGCCTTCCCGGTGATGAGGCACACTGCGGCGATGGTGGATTGGCCCGTGATGCTAAGCTTGCGTATCCGAAGGGTGTAGCCATCTCGTCGGACAACATCTTGTACTTTGCGGACGGCACTAACATTCGGATGGTCGATCGGGATGGTGTGATCAGCACACTGATCGGTAACCATATGCACAAGTCACACTGGAAGCCGGTACCGTGCGAGGGAACGCTCAAGATTGAGGAAATGCATCTTCGCTGGCCGACGGAACTGACCATTAATCCGCTAGACGACACGCTCCACATTATTGACGATCATATGATACTGCGCATGACGCCGGATGGACGTGTGCGGGTGATTGCCGGAAGGCCGATGCATTGCGCTACTGCTGGTGGCAGTGGAACGGGCACTGGTATGAGTACGGGCGTGAGCGGAAGTGTAGCTGCGGCACTAAATTACGATACCGATCTGGCCATTCATGCGACACTCGTAATGCCCCAAAGTATCGCGTTCGCTCCGTCCGGTGATCTGTACGTGGCTGAGAGTGACTCACAGCGCATCAATCGTATTCGTGTGATTGGAACGGATGGGAAGATTGCACCGTATGCTGGAGCTGAATCGAAGTGCAACTGTCTCGAGCGCGGCTGTGACTGTTACGAAGCGGATCACTATCTCGCGATCAGCGCAAAGTTTAACACCATCTCCGCCATTACTGTGACGCCGGATGGACATGTGCACATTGCCGATCAGGCGAACTATCGCATTCGGTCGGTTATTTCGAGCTTACCGGAAGCCGGCACCTCGAAGGAGTACGAAATCTATGCTCCAAATGCACAGGAGATCTACGTGTTCAATCGCTTTGGTCAGCATATTGCCACCAAGAACATCATGACCGGTGAAACGGTGTACAGCTTCCTGTACAATGTCAACACGTCGAACGGTAAGCTGAGCACGGTGACGGATGCAGCTGGTAACAAGGTGTTCCTGTTGCGTGATTACACCTCTCAGGTGAACTCGATCGAAAACACGAAGGGTCAGAAGTGCCGTCTACGTATGACTCGCATGAAGATGCTGCATGAGCTTAACACGCCGGATAACTACAACGTGACGTTCGAATATCACGGACCAACGGGGCTGCTGAAGACGAAGCTCGACTCGACGGGACGCTCGTACGTGTACAACTATGATGAGTTTGGACGATTGACATCGGCCGTCACACCAACCGGCAAGGTAATCGATCTTACATTCGATCTGAGCGTACAGGGTGCAACAGTAAAGGTCACGGAGAACTCACAACGTGAGGTGTCGATGTTGATCCAGGGATCATCGGTTGTGTCGAAGGTTGGAGAAGCCGCCACCAAGACGACGGTGCTCCTCGATGGAGGTACCACAAGCGTCTCGCCGTGGGGCAATGCAGTCTCTGTAGAGTCGGTACCGTACGTGCTGCTAGCGGAGGTAGATCCACTACTCGGTGAAAGCTATCCCGTTCCGTCGAAACAACGCACCGAGATTAATGGTGATCTTTCTAACCGTTTTGAATGGCGCTACTTCATCCGACATGTACCGGTACGGGGTAAGAACGCTCGCACATTGACGCAGGTCGGTAGAAAGCTTCGCGTGAATGGTGAAAATCTGCTCACATTCGAGTATGAAAAGGACACATCCTCAATCACGGTCTCGGTGGACGATAAGACGGAGCTGCTGAATGTCACGTACGATAAATCGTCACGCCCGATCGCCTACCGTCCACAGTCTGGCGAGTACGCTGATGTTGACCTCGAGTACGATCGTTTCGGACGGTTGATTTCGTGGAAGTGGGGTAACCTGAAGGAGGAATACACGTTCGATCGAGCTGGACGTCTAAACGAGATTAAGTACGGTGATGGTAGCTCAATTGTTTACGCGTTCAAGGACACGTTCAGTAGCCTTCCGCTGAAAGTGACAACACCGAGACGATCGGACTATCTGCTGCAGTACGATGATGCTGGTGCTTTGCAATCATTGACGACGCCACGTGGACATATCCATGCCTTTTCACTACAAACATCACTTGGGTTCTTCAAGTATCAGTACTACTCACCGATCAATCGTCATCCGTTTGAGATCCTGTACAGTGACGAGGGTCAAATACTGGCCAAGATTCATCCGCACCAGAGTGGTAAGGTGGCATTCGTCCACGATAGCGCTGGTCGACTAGAGACGGTACTTGCAGGATTGTCTTCCACGCAGTACACCTACCAGGAGAGTACGAGTCTGGTAAAGCAGGTTGAGGTACTCGAACCTGGCTTTGAGTTGCGCCGCGAGTTCAAGTATCATGCAGGTGTGCTGAAGGACGAGAAGCTGAAGTTCGGTTCGAAGAGTGGACTTGCATCGGCACACTTCAAATATCAGTACGATGGTAATGCGCGTCTCAGTGGCATCGAGATGGACGTTAATGGCAAGGAGCTACCGATCGTACGCTTCAAGTACGGACCAGCACAGGGCACACTGGACGCGGTTAGCGATCTCCGCATTACGCGTAATGCATTCAATCGCACAGTCGTGCAGGACACTTCCAAGCAATTCTTCACCATCACCGATTTTGATGAGCACGGTCGCGTTAAGAGTGTACTGATCAACATCAAATCGTTCGACGTGTACAGATTGGAGCTAGACTACGATCTGCGCAATAGGATCCGTACGCACAAGGTAATGGTCGGTCGCTCAACTTCCCTAGACAAGGTGAACTACAACGCGGATGGACACGTGATGGAGGTCGTTGGAACGAACAGCTGGAAGTATGTGTATGACGAGAATGGCAACATCATCGGAATACTGGAGCAGGGTGATAAGACTAACCTTGGCTATGATACGGGCGATCGTGTGGTACAAGTTGGAGATGTAGAGTTCAACAGCTACGATGCACGTGGTTACGTTGTGCGTCGAGGTGAGCAGAAGTATCGTTACAACAATCGCGGCCAACTGATACACGCGATGGAGCGCGACCGTTTCCAGACCTGGTACTTCTATGATGATCTCGGTCGTCTGGTGGCTTGTCACGATGAGAAGGGTAACGTCACGCAGTACTTCTACGCTAACCTGAACGCACCGGAACTGATCACTCATATCCATTACCCGAAAGCTGGACGTACCTCACGTTTGTTGTATGACGATCGTCATATGCTGATTGCGATCGAGACAGGTGATCAACGGTACTATGTAGCGACAGATCAGAATGGTTCCCCGATCGCATTGTTTGATATTGGTGGAGCTATTGTGAAGGAGATCCGACGAACTCCGTTCGGTAAAATCGTAAAAGACACTAACCCGGGACTGTTTGTACCGATCGACTTCCATGGTGGATTGCTTGATCCTAACACGCGGCTTGTGTACATGGAACAGCGCTTGTACGATACCGGTGTTGGCCAGTGGATGACACCGGCCTGGGAACAGCTGGCAACGGAGATGCGTCACCCGACGGATGTGTTCATCTATCGCTTCCACAACAACGATCCCATCAACCGGCGTGAACCGGAGGGTAACTACATGAACGATCTGCGCTCCTGGTTGAAGCTGTTCGGGTACGACGTTACGAAGATGCAGGGTTCTCGCTATACCCGTGACATGATCTATCGCCCAACCGCGACCATCAAGTCACCACAGCTCGCACCCGACTTTGGTGTCATGTCCGGGTTGCAGTGCATCGTCGAGAAGGTGGACGAGAAGTTTGCCGACTTTGGTTTCATTCCGAAGCCACTGCTGAAGATGGAGTTGAAGACACGCAATCTGCTACCCCGCGTTGCCTACCGACGTGGTGTGTTCGGCGAGGGTGTACTGATCTCGCGCATCGATGGCCGTGCGCTGGTTAGCGTGGTGGACGGCTCGAACAGTGTCGTGCAGGATGTGGTATCGTCCGTGTTCAATAACTCGCACTTCCTCGATCTGCACTTTAGCATCCACGATCAGGATGTGTTCTACTTCGTGAAGGACAATGTGATGAAGCTGCGTGACGACACGGAGGAACTCCGCCGGCTCGGTGGTATGTTTAACATTTCAGCACACGAAATCAACGACCATGGTGGGGCGAACGGTAAGGAGCTACGTCTGCACGGTCCGGATGCGGTCGTCATCATCAAGTACGGTGTCGATCCGGAACAGGAGCGTCACCGTATACTGAAGCATGCCCACAAGCGTGCCGTTGAGCGTGCCTGGGAACTGGAGAAGCAGCTCGTTGCGGCCGGTTTCCAGGGTCGTGGTGATTGGACCGAGGAGGAAAAGGAAGAACTCATCTCGCACGGTGACGTCGACGGGTGGATCGGTGTTGACATCCACAGCATCCACAAGTATCCGCAGCTAGCGGACGATCCTGGAAATGTAGCGTTCCAGCGTGACTCCAAGCGTAAGCGTCGGAAGAGCGGTGGAACGTCcagtggtggcggtggtggtagtCACAAGGCAAAGCGTGAACACCGCCACGAGACGATAATACTGCCGCTACCGGTGGCTTCGGTTGCACCGTCTCCATCGGTACCCACGTCCTCGATGTCTTCGGCGACATCGACTTCCGCGTCGGCAGCACCATCTgtaccgtcgtcgtcgtcgtcctcttCGCCAACTTCACCATCGTCCTCGGTACCGTCCTCGGTGCCGGCCGTCGTAGGCACTGCATCGGCCGCAACGGTACGACCGAGCGTTGCTACGTGA